In Deltaproteobacteria bacterium, a single genomic region encodes these proteins:
- a CDS encoding (2Fe-2S) ferredoxin domain-containing protein: MKKPKHHIFVCASFRVKGDPQGICHKKNSQGLLQYLEQELSDRGLTEVVVSSTGCLKVCETGPSMVIYPENWWYGKIEGESDIDEIIDALEDGKPAGAYMIS; this comes from the coding sequence ATGAAAAAACCGAAACATCATATCTTTGTTTGTGCCAGTTTCAGGGTCAAAGGGGATCCCCAGGGGATCTGTCATAAAAAAAATTCCCAAGGATTGCTCCAGTATCTGGAGCAGGAGCTTTCGGACCGGGGTTTAACGGAGGTGGTGGTCTCCAGCACCGGATGTCTCAAGGTCTGTGAAACAGGACCTTCCATGGTGATTTATCCTGAAAACTGGTGGTATGGAAAGATTGAAGGCGAGTCGGATATTGATGAAATTATCGACGCCCTGGAAGATGGAAAACCTGCCGGAGCTTATATGATCAGCTAA
- the nifB gene encoding nitrogenase cofactor biosynthesis protein NifB has translation MNLEHHPCFSAGAKHKYGRIHLPVAPKCNMQCNYCNRDFECVNESRPGVTSTVLRPRQAADYLDAVLEKIKNIAVVGIAGPGDPFANGVETMKTLRLVRERHPEMMLCLATNGLELAQYVDEIEALKISHVTVTVNAVDPEISRRIYAWARVDKRVYRGLDAARIILQKQLEGIAKLKEKGVIVKINTVVIPGINDEHVVEIAKRMAELKADIMNCIPLYHVAGTPFASLTPPSGEKIKALREKVKVYLPQMGHCSRCRADAAGLIGEGQSEEIRQLLKKASGSQVTAKRPYVAVASREGIFVNQHLGEAGELWIFGMGEGKPELVERRFTPSPGVGDNRWQVMINVLHDCNTVLVSGIGPSPQQALERADIRIVVMEGLVQEGVEAVLTGQEIPRILLRTPGRCGIGLQCSGSGTGCG, from the coding sequence ATGAATCTTGAACATCATCCCTGTTTCAGCGCAGGGGCCAAGCACAAGTATGGCAGGATCCATCTGCCCGTGGCGCCGAAATGTAATATGCAGTGCAATTATTGCAACCGCGATTTCGAATGCGTCAACGAATCCCGGCCCGGTGTGACCAGTACTGTTCTTAGGCCACGGCAAGCGGCCGATTATTTAGACGCGGTTTTGGAAAAAATCAAAAACATCGCCGTCGTCGGGATTGCCGGACCCGGCGATCCTTTTGCCAACGGGGTGGAAACCATGAAGACCTTGCGGCTGGTGCGGGAACGGCATCCTGAAATGATGCTCTGTCTGGCCACCAACGGTCTGGAACTGGCCCAATATGTCGATGAGATCGAGGCCTTGAAGATCAGCCACGTGACCGTCACCGTCAATGCCGTGGACCCGGAAATAAGCCGCCGGATCTATGCCTGGGCCAGGGTGGACAAGAGGGTTTACCGTGGCCTGGATGCGGCCCGCATTATCCTTCAAAAACAGCTTGAAGGCATTGCCAAGCTCAAAGAAAAAGGGGTCATTGTCAAGATCAACACGGTCGTCATCCCCGGCATCAATGATGAACACGTTGTGGAGATCGCCAAACGCATGGCGGAGTTGAAAGCCGATATTATGAATTGCATACCCCTTTATCATGTGGCCGGAACCCCCTTCGCCAGCCTTACCCCCCCTTCGGGAGAGAAGATAAAGGCCTTAAGGGAAAAAGTAAAGGTCTACCTGCCCCAGATGGGCCACTGCAGCCGCTGCCGGGCTGATGCCGCCGGTTTAATCGGGGAGGGGCAATCCGAGGAGATCAGGCAATTGCTGAAAAAGGCCTCGGGATCCCAGGTTACTGCCAAAAGGCCCTATGTGGCGGTGGCCAGCCGGGAAGGCATCTTTGTCAACCAGCATCTCGGTGAAGCGGGTGAACTTTGGATATTCGGAATGGGAGAGGGGAAACCCGAACTGGTCGAACGTCGATTCACACCGTCCCCGGGGGTCGGGGATAACCGCTGGCAGGTGATGATCAACGTGTTACATGATTGTAATACCGTTCTGGTAAGCGGTATCGGACCTTCCCCGCAGCAGGCCCTGGAACGGGCCGATATACGGATTGTCGTTATGGAAGGGCTGGTCCAGGAAGGGGTAGAGGCGGTCCTTACCGGCCAGGAAATCCCCAGGATACTTCTACGCACACCGGGACGGTGCGGGATCGGTCTGCAATGCAGCGGCAGCGGTACGGGGTGCGGGTGA
- a CDS encoding pyridoxamine 5'-phosphate oxidase family protein — protein sequence MRVGKKEIKDQSVIVELLSKSLVGRLGTSGQDGYPRIKPLNFVYLEGRIYFHSAREGEKMEDIKRDSRVCFEIDLPITYVKSTGIPCNADYLYRSIMIKGRARIVSEREERTRALEGLMKKYQPQGGYSALPKDNLALTAVVRIDIEEMTGKEDLGKEKEREAVLAFLEGKSLFPDALALER from the coding sequence ATGCGCGTAGGCAAGAAAGAAATAAAAGATCAGAGTGTTATTGTCGAGCTTCTTTCCAAGTCCCTGGTCGGAAGGTTGGGCACCTCGGGACAAGACGGCTATCCCAGGATAAAACCTCTCAATTTTGTATACCTTGAGGGAAGGATCTACTTTCATTCGGCACGGGAAGGCGAGAAGATGGAAGACATCAAAAGGGACAGCCGGGTCTGTTTCGAGATAGACCTGCCCATCACTTATGTGAAAAGTACCGGCATCCCTTGTAATGCTGATTATCTTTATCGCAGCATCATGATCAAGGGACGGGCCCGGATCGTTAGTGAGAGAGAAGAGCGAACCCGGGCTTTGGAAGGACTGATGAAAAAATACCAGCCCCAAGGCGGTTATAGCGCCCTTCCGAAAGATAATCTGGCCTTGACGGCCGTCGTCCGGATCGACATTGAGGAAATGACGGGCAAAGAGGATCTTGGCAAGGAAAAGGAACGGGAGGCCGTGCTGGCTTTTTTGGAAGGAAAAAGCTTGTTTCCGGATGCACTTGCCCTGGAGCGCTGA